A single region of the Streptomyces vilmorinianum genome encodes:
- a CDS encoding DUF7455 domain-containing protein, with translation MTTVLTPASPLTAADRCDRCGAQAYLRVVLTSGGDLLFCAHHGRKFEPELKKIAAEIQDETDRLTDVPAKAVDEDR, from the coding sequence GTGACTACTGTTCTGACCCCCGCGAGCCCCCTGACGGCCGCTGACCGCTGCGACCGCTGCGGCGCCCAGGCGTACCTGCGCGTCGTCCTGACCAGCGGTGGTGACTTGCTCTTCTGTGCCCACCACGGGCGCAAGTTCGAGCCGGAACTCAAGAAGATCGCCGCGGAAATACAGGATGAGACGGACCGGCTCACCGACGTGCCGGCCAAGGCAGTAGACGAGGACCGCTGA